One part of the Clostridium thermosuccinogenes genome encodes these proteins:
- the rplM gene encoding 50S ribosomal protein L13: protein MKTFMAKAEEVQRKWYVVDAEGKPLGRLASEVAKILRGKHKPNYTPHVDTGDHVIIINAEKIVLTGKKLDKKLYRYHTGYPGGLKEIPYRHFLAKRPEKVLEVAIKGMLPKNSLGRAMFRKLKVYAGGEHKHQAQKPEVLELNI from the coding sequence ATGAAAACTTTCATGGCGAAAGCCGAAGAAGTTCAGAGAAAGTGGTATGTTGTCGATGCAGAAGGCAAACCATTGGGAAGACTGGCAAGTGAAGTTGCCAAAATATTGAGAGGAAAACATAAGCCCAATTATACACCGCATGTTGATACCGGTGATCATGTAATTATTATCAATGCTGAAAAGATAGTTTTGACAGGTAAGAAGCTTGATAAGAAATTATACAGGTATCATACCGGTTATCCGGGAGGTCTTAAAGAAATACCTTATCGCCATTTCCTGGCAAAGAGACCGGAGAAGGTGTTGGAAGTTGCAATCAAAGGTATGCTCCCCAAGAACAGCCTGGGAAGGGCAATGTTCAGGAAGCTTAAGGTATACGCAGGCGGAGAGCATAAGCATCAGGCACAAAAACCAGAAGTGCTTGAACTCAACATATGA
- the truA gene encoding tRNA pseudouridine(38-40) synthase TruA, with protein sequence MRNIKLTIEYDGTNYHGWQSQTNAVTVQDVVKRAIESLTGEDCDLVGSSRTDVGVHALGQVANFHTNSGIPGEKFAYALNNLLPEDIVIRESEDVSPDFHARFSSKGKKYRYLIYNSRKPSALLRNRAALVHLPLDIEAMQKALPYFLGRHDFSAFRASGSDTKTSERTITGISISENSNALPGPCSKDSKLIELEVSGDGFLYNMVRIIAGTLIYVGNGKIKYDDIPAIIESRDRRRAGQTAPAHGLYLVEVYF encoded by the coding sequence GTGCGCAATATTAAGCTGACAATAGAATATGACGGAACGAACTATCATGGATGGCAGAGTCAGACAAACGCAGTTACAGTGCAGGATGTAGTTAAAAGAGCCATAGAAAGTTTAACGGGGGAAGACTGCGACCTGGTGGGGAGCAGCAGAACCGATGTGGGAGTGCATGCTTTGGGGCAGGTAGCGAATTTTCACACCAATTCGGGGATTCCCGGGGAAAAATTTGCTTACGCATTAAACAACCTGCTGCCCGAGGATATTGTCATCAGAGAATCAGAAGATGTCAGCCCGGACTTTCATGCGAGGTTTTCCAGCAAGGGTAAAAAGTATAGGTATTTGATATACAACTCCCGTAAACCTTCAGCTCTTCTCAGAAATCGTGCTGCCTTGGTTCATCTGCCCCTGGATATTGAGGCTATGCAAAAAGCTCTGCCTTACTTTTTGGGAAGGCATGATTTTTCAGCTTTCAGAGCTTCCGGAAGCGATACTAAAACGTCGGAAAGGACCATCACCGGAATTTCCATTTCGGAAAACAGCAATGCTCTGCCCGGGCCATGCAGTAAGGATTCAAAGCTTATTGAGCTGGAGGTGTCCGGAGACGGATTTCTATATAATATGGTCAGGATTATTGCAGGCACATTAATATATGTGGGAAACGGAAAAATAAAATACGATGACATACCTGCCATTATAGAGAGCCGCGACAGGAGGAGGGCAGGTCAAACCGCTCCCGCCCATGGTCTGTATCTGGTGGAAGTGTACTTCTGA
- the rpsI gene encoding 30S ribosomal protein S9, with amino-acid sequence MAKVQYYGTGRRKKSVARVRLVPGDGNIIINDRSLDDYFGLNTLKVIVKQPLVLTGTESKFDVICKVVGGGFTGQAGAIRHGISRALLKADEEFRPTLKKAGFLTRDPRMKERKKYGLKKARRAPQFSKR; translated from the coding sequence ATGGCGAAGGTGCAATATTACGGAACTGGTAGAAGGAAAAAATCTGTAGCGAGAGTAAGACTTGTTCCCGGAGATGGGAATATTATCATAAATGATAGAAGCTTGGACGATTATTTTGGGCTCAATACCCTTAAAGTTATAGTAAAACAGCCTTTGGTGCTGACAGGTACTGAAAGCAAATTCGATGTAATATGCAAGGTTGTAGGCGGAGGCTTTACCGGTCAGGCCGGTGCTATAAGGCACGGTATATCAAGGGCTCTGCTCAAGGCTGACGAAGAGTTCAGACCTACGTTGAAGAAAGCCGGTTTTCTTACTAGAGACCCAAGAATGAAGGAAAGAAAGAAATACGGTCTCAAAAAAGCGAGAAGGGCACCTCAGTTCTCCAAGAGGTAA